In Limosilactobacillus sp. WILCCON 0051, a single window of DNA contains:
- a CDS encoding cation:proton antiporter produces MEQLSMFIIMFSALLIPILMARFKVASVPTAVAEIIVGIILGKSGFNLVVQTRDLTFLSSLGVIVLMFLSGMEINFSLFKKRPGAPKDKKSPVNLAVASFVGIMLTAFILGMALKATGMFNDVLLATIIFSTVALGVVIATLKEKEILSRPMGQTILLTAVLGEVVPMLSLTVYASINGGNAERLWMIVLLFLAAILLLHRFRQPFIWFNKVTKATTQLDIRLAFFLIFTLVTLAETVGAENILGAFLAGMVMKLLEPSEATQDKLTSIGYGFFIPIFFLMTGVKLNLRTLLTNPRALALIPVLVVCFVLAKIAPMLVFRQRFNGRNAFAGGFLLVTTITLVLPTLQVARNLHAITATQSDAFVLAAVIVCIIAPIVFNSVYRLAPEDKLKQRVVFLGTNVFSVPVAQQLSRNWYEVRMVTDSQDNYKTYDSEVKNLTYLPELSEAALEKGKFFDCDIMAIDYLDDAKNFRLAKLAKAHHVNRVIAGQNQRNLDEDQRNKLQKIGVEIFNVYNVQTSVLRALIESPSIMTMLNSTEAGLYEVVVRNRRYTGQQLQALPFIDQMTVSRIRRGTQWLIPHGTTVIEPGDHLIFTSKASDVANIRAELRKRN; encoded by the coding sequence ATGGAACAGCTTTCAATGTTTATTATTATGTTTTCAGCCCTGCTGATTCCAATATTGATGGCGCGCTTTAAGGTTGCCAGCGTACCTACCGCGGTGGCCGAGATTATCGTAGGCATCATTTTGGGGAAAAGCGGTTTTAATCTGGTCGTGCAGACCCGTGACCTGACTTTTTTATCGAGTCTGGGCGTGATCGTCTTGATGTTTTTGTCAGGGATGGAGATCAACTTCAGTCTGTTTAAAAAGCGGCCTGGGGCACCCAAAGACAAAAAGTCGCCGGTTAATCTGGCGGTTGCCTCATTTGTCGGCATTATGCTGACGGCGTTTATTCTCGGAATGGCATTGAAGGCAACGGGGATGTTCAATGACGTTCTGCTGGCGACGATCATCTTCTCAACGGTGGCGCTTGGCGTAGTGATTGCCACGCTGAAGGAAAAAGAAATCCTCAGCCGGCCGATGGGACAGACGATTCTTTTGACGGCGGTCTTAGGCGAGGTCGTTCCCATGCTTTCACTGACGGTATATGCCTCAATCAACGGCGGCAATGCTGAGCGCTTATGGATGATCGTGCTGCTGTTTTTGGCAGCGATTCTGCTGCTGCATCGTTTCAGACAGCCATTTATCTGGTTTAACAAGGTTACCAAAGCAACAACGCAGCTGGACATTCGATTGGCTTTCTTTCTGATCTTTACGCTGGTGACGCTGGCAGAGACGGTGGGAGCCGAAAACATCCTGGGCGCCTTTTTAGCCGGGATGGTAATGAAGCTGCTGGAGCCAAGTGAGGCTACGCAAGACAAACTCACCTCAATTGGTTACGGCTTTTTCATCCCGATCTTCTTTTTGATGACCGGTGTCAAATTGAATTTGCGCACGCTGCTGACCAATCCGCGTGCCCTGGCGCTGATTCCGGTACTGGTAGTCTGCTTTGTTTTGGCAAAGATTGCGCCAATGCTGGTCTTTCGGCAGCGCTTCAACGGGCGGAATGCATTTGCTGGCGGTTTCCTGCTGGTTACGACGATTACCCTGGTTCTGCCAACGCTGCAGGTCGCGCGCAATCTGCATGCCATTACCGCGACACAGTCAGATGCCTTTGTCTTGGCGGCAGTAATCGTCTGCATTATTGCACCGATCGTCTTTAACTCGGTCTACCGTCTCGCGCCAGAAGACAAGCTCAAACAGCGCGTCGTCTTTTTGGGTACGAACGTCTTCAGTGTTCCCGTCGCCCAGCAGCTGTCGCGTAACTGGTATGAGGTAAGAATGGTTACGGACAGTCAGGACAACTATAAAACCTATGACAGTGAAGTTAAAAATCTGACCTATCTGCCGGAACTAAGCGAGGCCGCCTTAGAAAAGGGCAAGTTTTTTGACTGTGACATTATGGCGATTGACTACCTGGATGATGCCAAGAATTTCCGGCTGGCTAAACTTGCCAAAGCGCATCACGTCAACCGCGTAATTGCCGGTCAAAATCAGCGCAATCTGGATGAGGACCAGCGCAACAAGCTGCAAAAGATAGGGGTTGAGATCTTTAATGTCTACAACGTACAAACCAGTGTCTTACGGGCTTTGATCGAATCGCCATCCATTATGACGATGCTTAACAGTACCGAAGCCGGGCTTTATGAAGTCGTAGTCCGCAATCGCCGCTATACTGGTCAGCAATTGCAGGCCCTGCCGTTTATTGATCAGATGACGGTCAGTCGAATTCGCCGTGGGACGCAATGGCTGATTCCACATGGGACGACGGTGATCGAGCCTGGCGACCACTTGATTTTTACCAGTAAAGCCAGTGACGTTGCCAATATTCGTGCTGAACTGCGCAAACGCAACTAA
- a CDS encoding acetyl-CoA C-acetyltransferase, with protein MEKTYIVAARRTPIGKFGKSLAGVSAVELGAAAIAAVVKDSGVTKEAVDQVLMGNVIQAGTGQNPARQAAIKAGLDYATPAITINDVCGSGLSSVSLAAGLIQSNQARIVIAGGMESMSRAPYILNQARGGYRFGDGQLIDALQKDALIDVENGYPMGITAENVANLDRISRQEQDEFALHSHQKAVAAQTSHAFDREIVPVEVQTRKGTTIVKKDEAPRADTSIEALQKLKPAFASEGTVTAGNASGLNDGAAAVMLASESAVREYGLQPLAEWKAATLVGIDPAYMGLGPAYAIEKLFNETGISREDVDLYEINEAFASQSVACLRRLKLDERCVNPRGGAIALGHPVGCSGTRILVTLIHEMQDLDAQTGIASLCIGGGMGVACLVEKA; from the coding sequence ATGGAAAAAACATATATCGTTGCTGCCCGGCGAACGCCAATCGGCAAATTTGGCAAGTCTTTAGCCGGTGTTTCTGCCGTCGAGCTTGGAGCAGCCGCAATCGCAGCCGTCGTCAAAGACAGCGGCGTAACCAAGGAGGCCGTTGATCAGGTTTTAATGGGTAACGTGATTCAAGCCGGGACTGGCCAGAATCCAGCTCGTCAGGCCGCGATCAAGGCAGGCCTAGACTATGCCACGCCTGCAATTACGATTAATGATGTCTGCGGCTCAGGTCTGTCCAGTGTCAGTCTGGCAGCCGGTCTGATTCAATCAAATCAGGCCCGCATTGTGATTGCTGGTGGGATGGAAAGCATGTCGCGAGCACCGTATATCTTAAATCAGGCTCGTGGCGGCTATCGTTTTGGTGATGGTCAGCTGATTGATGCCCTGCAAAAGGATGCCTTGATCGATGTCGAAAACGGCTATCCAATGGGAATTACCGCGGAAAACGTGGCCAATCTTGACCGAATCAGTCGTCAAGAACAAGACGAGTTTGCCTTGCACAGTCACCAAAAAGCAGTGGCGGCACAAACCAGTCATGCCTTTGATCGCGAAATCGTCCCAGTCGAGGTTCAGACTCGCAAAGGGACTACGATCGTTAAAAAAGATGAGGCACCGCGCGCGGACACATCAATTGAAGCACTGCAGAAATTAAAGCCGGCTTTTGCCAGTGAAGGAACGGTTACAGCGGGGAATGCCTCGGGACTTAACGATGGGGCAGCGGCCGTCATGCTGGCTTCTGAATCGGCAGTCAGGGAATATGGGCTGCAGCCGTTAGCAGAGTGGAAGGCGGCAACCCTGGTCGGTATTGATCCGGCATACATGGGATTGGGACCGGCCTATGCAATTGAAAAACTATTTAACGAGACGGGGATCAGCAGAGAAGATGTTGATCTGTATGAAATCAACGAAGCCTTTGCCTCACAATCAGTTGCCTGTCTGCGGCGACTCAAGCTGGACGAACGGTGCGTCAATCCACGTGGCGGGGCAATTGCTCTGGGTCATCCGGTGGGCTGCTCGGGAACGCGGATCTTGGTAACGCTGATTCATGAAATGCAGGATCTTGATGCCCAGACCGGGATTGCCAGTCTGTGCATTGGTGGCGGCATGGGCGTGGCCTGTCTGGTTGAAAAAGCGTAA
- a CDS encoding phosphatase PAP2 family protein, with the protein MKKSRWIDFGVVCGLFFLAFMFAVLRHDSQIKTMDQAGFALTLPITAVKTRAMLFITALGSPQFLGPVTLVMMLILWWKKQLGSSMWYGAMQFVGYLLVIFFKTSVMRPRPAHRLEKIGGYSFPSGHTFATVIFVLTILALLWPHLKSNWSRLLGGMLGVCWILLIMYSRVYLHVHYASDVWAGLLLALCWWLIANSQKERFMNWLAEIQK; encoded by the coding sequence ATGAAAAAGTCGCGATGGATTGATTTTGGCGTTGTCTGCGGTTTGTTTTTTCTGGCTTTCATGTTTGCCGTTTTGCGTCATGATTCCCAGATCAAGACTATGGACCAGGCTGGGTTTGCTTTAACGCTGCCAATTACCGCCGTGAAGACTCGCGCCATGCTTTTTATCACCGCATTAGGCTCGCCCCAGTTTCTAGGGCCGGTAACGCTGGTAATGATGCTGATTTTATGGTGGAAAAAACAGCTTGGCAGCAGCATGTGGTATGGCGCGATGCAGTTTGTGGGCTATCTGCTGGTAATTTTCTTTAAGACCAGCGTAATGCGGCCACGTCCCGCTCATCGATTAGAAAAGATCGGCGGCTACAGCTTTCCCAGCGGTCATACCTTTGCAACCGTAATTTTTGTCCTAACGATTTTGGCTTTGCTTTGGCCGCACCTCAAGTCAAACTGGAGCCGACTGCTTGGCGGGATGCTTGGCGTCTGCTGGATCTTGCTGATTATGTATTCGCGCGTCTATCTGCACGTTCACTATGCCAGTGACGTCTGGGCCGGCTTGCTGCTGGCGCTTTGCTGGTGGCTGATTGCCAATTCGCAAAAAGAACGCTTTATGAATTGGCTTGCCGAAATTCAAAAATAA
- a CDS encoding oleate hydratase encodes MYYSNGNYEAFARPRKPEGIEQKHAYIIGGGLAGLAAAVFMVRDAQMPGENIHILEELPVAGGSLDGEKRPGVGYVIRGGREMENHFECLWDMYRSIPSLEIPGASYLDEYYWLDKDDPNSSNCRLIHNRGDRVPSDGKYGVEKFSKYIVKLVLTSEDELEGKTIGDWFPDEFFDTNFWMYWSTMFAFEKWHSLIEMRRYCMRYIHHIDGLPTLSALKFNKYNQYESMTKPVLAYLQDHNVDIQYDTVVNNVLVDTSNDKKIAKKILLTKDGKDEEIVLTDNDYVFVTNGSITESSTYGDQNTPAPITHSLGPSWKLWENLSYQDADFGHPDVFCKNVPDRAWFISATATLKNRKLAPYFERLTKRSLYDGKVNTGGIITVTDSNWMLSFTIHRQPHFKDQKPDETVVWIYALYSDTEGNYIKKRVVDCSGKEITEELLYHLGVPVDDIEGYAENDVNTVPVYMPYVTSYFQLRKKGDRPAVVPKGSQNLAFLGNFAESPTRDTVFTTEYSVRTAMEAVYTLFNVDRGVPEVFDSVFDIRQELRALYYLSDKKTLPEMDLPVPKLAAKTALRKLKGTWIEEILKEQHLLE; translated from the coding sequence ATGTATTATTCCAACGGTAATTATGAAGCATTTGCACGTCCTCGCAAGCCTGAGGGAATCGAACAGAAACACGCCTATATTATTGGCGGGGGACTGGCTGGTTTGGCAGCGGCCGTCTTCATGGTTCGTGATGCTCAGATGCCTGGCGAAAACATTCATATCTTAGAAGAGCTGCCGGTTGCGGGTGGCTCATTGGATGGCGAGAAGCGTCCTGGCGTTGGGTATGTCATTCGGGGTGGCCGTGAAATGGAAAACCACTTTGAATGTCTCTGGGATATGTACCGCTCAATTCCTTCACTGGAGATTCCAGGCGCTTCTTATCTGGATGAATACTACTGGCTGGACAAGGATGATCCCAACTCGTCAAACTGCCGCCTGATTCATAATCGCGGTGATCGGGTACCTAGTGATGGCAAGTATGGTGTCGAGAAGTTTTCAAAATATATCGTCAAGCTGGTTTTGACTTCAGAAGATGAATTAGAGGGCAAAACGATTGGCGACTGGTTCCCAGATGAATTCTTCGACACCAATTTCTGGATGTACTGGTCAACCATGTTTGCCTTTGAAAAGTGGCACTCCTTGATTGAAATGCGGCGCTACTGCATGCGCTATATTCACCATATTGATGGCCTGCCAACGCTGAGTGCCCTGAAATTCAATAAATACAACCAGTATGAGTCAATGACTAAGCCAGTCTTGGCATATCTGCAGGATCACAACGTCGACATTCAATACGACACCGTGGTCAACAATGTTTTGGTTGATACCAGCAATGACAAGAAGATTGCCAAAAAGATTCTGCTGACCAAGGATGGCAAGGATGAAGAAATCGTCTTGACTGACAACGATTATGTCTTTGTTACCAATGGCTCAATTACCGAGAGTTCAACTTATGGCGATCAGAACACGCCGGCACCGATCACGCACAGCTTAGGGCCTAGTTGGAAACTGTGGGAGAATCTTTCCTATCAGGATGCCGATTTTGGTCACCCCGATGTCTTCTGCAAGAACGTTCCCGACCGTGCCTGGTTCATCTCGGCTACGGCAACGCTCAAGAACCGCAAGCTGGCGCCATACTTTGAACGGCTGACCAAGCGCAGTCTTTATGATGGCAAGGTCAATACTGGTGGGATCATCACGGTTACCGACTCGAACTGGATGCTGAGCTTTACGATTCACAGACAGCCGCACTTTAAGGACCAAAAGCCGGATGAAACGGTTGTCTGGATCTACGCACTTTATTCCGACACGGAAGGCAACTACATCAAGAAACGGGTCGTGGACTGCTCAGGCAAAGAGATCACTGAAGAATTGCTCTACCACCTGGGCGTTCCGGTTGACGATATTGAAGGCTATGCGGAAAACGACGTCAATACCGTACCAGTCTACATGCCTTACGTTACCAGCTACTTCCAGCTGCGTAAAAAGGGTGATCGGCCGGCAGTCGTGCCAAAGGGGTCGCAAAACCTGGCCTTTTTGGGCAACTTTGCCGAATCGCCAACCCGCGACACGGTCTTTACCACGGAATACTCGGTTCGGACCGCGATGGAAGCTGTCTACACGCTCTTTAACGTTGATCGCGGCGTTCCAGAAGTCTTTGATTCCGTCTTTGACATTCGCCAAGAGCTGCGGGCACTGTACTACTTAAGCGACAAGAAGACGTTGCCGGAGATGGATCTGCCGGTGCCAAAGCTGGCTGCCAAGACCGCGCTGCGCAAACTGAAGGGAACCTGGATCGAAGAAATTCTCAAAGAGCAGCACCTGCTTGAATGA
- a CDS encoding phosphoglycerate dehydrogenase, producing the protein MYQIKTYNAIAQAGLDEFTADYQINNPEAQPDAYMIRSVDMHDHEFPKSLKVIARCGAGFNNIPLDKALANGTVVFNTPGGNSNAVKELVVASMIMASRNIIAAVQWSANAKPGADITLRTEKQKTSFNGTELLGKRIAVIGMGHVGSLVANAAVDLGMDVIGYDPYLSVESAWQLDSQVKRAQTITDAIKDADFVTVHVPKNEETTGLIGTEELKHFKHGAVLLNYSRLGIVDNTAAVKALADGTLKKYYTDFSEAQILNNPDIVIMPHIGGSTVEAEVKCAQIAAHEIMTYLETGNIKNSVNLPDVAAPFASPDRFTLIHQNIPNMLGQISTFMADEGINIENLVNRSRGGYAYTMLDVSSLTPATAQKVIDRLSQVDAITRVRLIHHD; encoded by the coding sequence ATGTATCAGATCAAAACGTATAACGCTATTGCCCAAGCCGGACTTGATGAATTTACGGCTGACTATCAGATCAACAATCCCGAGGCGCAGCCGGATGCCTACATGATTCGCAGCGTGGATATGCATGATCATGAATTTCCCAAGAGTCTGAAAGTCATCGCGCGCTGTGGGGCCGGTTTTAACAACATCCCCTTGGACAAGGCACTGGCAAACGGCACGGTCGTCTTCAACACGCCCGGCGGCAATTCCAACGCCGTCAAGGAACTGGTCGTCGCCTCGATGATCATGGCCAGCCGGAACATCATCGCTGCCGTACAATGGAGTGCCAACGCCAAGCCTGGTGCCGATATTACGCTGCGAACCGAAAAACAGAAGACCAGCTTCAACGGGACTGAGCTCTTGGGCAAGCGCATCGCCGTTATTGGCATGGGACACGTGGGCTCGCTGGTTGCCAACGCTGCCGTTGATCTGGGCATGGACGTTATCGGCTATGATCCATATCTTTCCGTTGAATCGGCCTGGCAGCTGGATAGTCAGGTCAAGCGTGCGCAAACGATCACTGATGCCATTAAGGACGCTGATTTCGTGACGGTTCACGTTCCTAAAAACGAAGAAACCACTGGACTGATCGGCACGGAAGAATTAAAGCACTTCAAGCACGGCGCCGTTTTGCTTAACTACTCGCGACTGGGAATCGTTGACAATACCGCTGCCGTAAAAGCCCTGGCTGACGGTACGCTGAAAAAATACTACACTGATTTTAGCGAGGCTCAGATTCTGAATAATCCTGATATCGTCATCATGCCGCATATCGGGGGCTCGACGGTTGAAGCCGAAGTCAAGTGCGCGCAGATTGCGGCTCATGAAATCATGACCTATCTGGAAACCGGCAACATCAAAAACTCGGTCAACCTGCCAGATGTAGCCGCACCGTTTGCCAGCCCGGATCGTTTTACCTTGATTCACCAAAACATCCCTAACATGCTGGGGCAGATTTCGACGTTTATGGCCGATGAAGGCATCAACATTGAAAATCTGGTCAACCGTTCGCGAGGCGGCTATGCCTATACGATGCTGGACGTTTCGAGCCTCACGCCGGCAACCGCACAAAAAGTGATTGACCGGTTAAGCCAAGTCGATGCCATCACCCGCGTCCGCTTGATTCATCACGACTAG
- the serC gene encoding 3-phosphoserine/phosphohydroxythreonine transaminase, protein MTVYNFAAGPAVLPKEVLKKVQAELLDFNNSGMSILEISHRSQLFVDVYEDAKARIYKLMNLDDQEYDVLFMQGGGTTQFTAVPLNLAYQHHHAAYIDTGHWSERAVEEARLINGVQADVLASSKDQHYTTLPKVPAIPQDTYDYVHITTNNTIMGTAWQKLPETDGTPLVGDLSSNFLGQDYPFEKFDLMYAGAQKNLAPAGVTIVILKKSLLGHVKGLPSMLDYTKQAAKKSALNTPPVFQIYVAGLVLKWIDEQGGLKAMDARNRKKAQLLYDCLDNSKLFKNNVDPRYRSLMNVPFVTGNSELDAKFIKESQKHGLLNLKGHRLVGGMRASIYNAMPYEGVAALCDFMQQFEKENR, encoded by the coding sequence ATGACTGTCTATAATTTTGCTGCTGGTCCCGCTGTGCTGCCCAAAGAAGTCTTGAAAAAAGTTCAGGCCGAATTATTAGACTTCAACAATTCTGGCATGAGCATTCTGGAAATCTCGCACCGTTCCCAGCTGTTCGTCGACGTTTATGAGGATGCCAAAGCTCGCATCTACAAATTAATGAATCTGGATGATCAGGAATATGACGTCTTGTTCATGCAGGGCGGCGGTACCACGCAATTTACGGCCGTACCATTGAACCTTGCCTATCAGCACCATCACGCCGCCTATATCGATACTGGTCACTGGTCAGAACGCGCCGTTGAGGAAGCACGCTTGATCAACGGCGTTCAGGCTGACGTTTTGGCCTCTTCCAAAGATCAGCACTACACCACGCTGCCAAAAGTACCGGCCATTCCCCAAGATACCTATGACTACGTACACATCACGACCAACAACACCATCATGGGCACGGCTTGGCAAAAACTGCCGGAAACTGATGGAACGCCGCTGGTTGGCGACCTTTCTTCCAACTTCTTGGGTCAAGACTACCCGTTTGAAAAATTCGACCTGATGTATGCCGGGGCGCAAAAGAACCTGGCTCCCGCTGGCGTCACGATCGTAATTCTGAAAAAATCGCTGCTGGGTCATGTCAAGGGACTGCCAAGCATGCTCGACTACACCAAACAGGCTGCTAAAAAGTCCGCGCTCAACACGCCGCCCGTCTTTCAGATCTATGTGGCGGGCCTGGTCTTAAAGTGGATCGATGAGCAAGGCGGTCTCAAGGCCATGGATGCCCGTAACCGTAAGAAGGCTCAGCTGCTGTACGATTGTCTGGATAACTCCAAGCTGTTTAAAAACAACGTCGATCCTCGTTATCGCTCGTTAATGAACGTGCCATTCGTAACCGGCAACAGCGAGCTGGATGCCAAATTCATCAAAGAATCCCAAAAACACGGTCTATTGAATCTAAAAGGTCACCGGCTCGTTGGCGGCATGCGGGCAAGCATCTACAACGCCATGCCATATGAAGGCGTCGCGGCTCTATGCGACTTTATGCAGCAGTTTGAAAAAGAGAATCGCTAG
- a CDS encoding histidine phosphatase family protein: protein MTEFYIVRHGRTFANAAGLKQGTINTPQTYLTDEGRAQAQLLAQNFDLRDFDALYVSPLERTKQTAAILNEEAQLPVIEDRRLLEISYGDWDGRPNDDLMNQYPELFSTFVKDVRPEYAAVAHGETFAHVEERVQNFIKDVTAQHPDERVVVVTHGFTVRSFAASATHAPGLTILEPENCSVTKLIVEPNTLEQHLIYYNRSTQGF, encoded by the coding sequence ATGACCGAATTTTATATCGTTCGCCATGGTCGCACCTTTGCCAATGCGGCCGGGCTTAAGCAGGGAACCATTAATACGCCGCAGACCTATCTGACTGATGAGGGACGGGCGCAGGCGCAGCTTTTGGCCCAGAATTTTGATCTGCGTGATTTTGACGCGCTTTATGTTTCGCCTTTGGAGCGTACCAAGCAGACCGCGGCAATTCTAAATGAGGAGGCACAGCTGCCAGTCATCGAAGACAGGCGGTTACTGGAGATTTCTTATGGCGACTGGGATGGCCGGCCCAATGATGATCTGATGAATCAATATCCAGAATTGTTTTCGACGTTTGTCAAGGATGTGCGCCCTGAATATGCTGCCGTTGCTCATGGCGAGACGTTTGCGCATGTTGAAGAGCGCGTTCAGAACTTTATTAAAGACGTTACGGCTCAGCATCCCGACGAGCGAGTCGTAGTCGTTACGCATGGCTTTACGGTCCGCTCGTTTGCTGCCAGTGCCACGCATGCGCCAGGCTTGACGATTCTGGAGCCGGAAAACTGCAGCGTTACTAAACTGATTGTTGAACCCAACACGCTTGAGCAGCATCT